In Temnothorax longispinosus isolate EJ_2023e chromosome 10, Tlon_JGU_v1, whole genome shotgun sequence, a single window of DNA contains:
- the LOC139821153 gene encoding uncharacterized protein isoform X1 translates to MRCFLFNCRKMVRTYRRKTTPVDKEQLKKAIVAVKKDNCKIIVAAKQFGIARSTLADWLKKNNGAIAHFDDVAVSHHGGLSIMDSKSESTLVEYLAYCNEMHFGLSTKEIRGLAFDFAKKLNLKVPASWEAARMAGEDWLTNFLKRHRTLSIRKPEATSLARDTSFSRTSQERFFALLKSVLDKYRFPIHCIWNMDETGITTVQTPNRIIGRVKQIERVTSAERGNLVTLTMAVSAIGQFLPPFFIFPRKHFKEYFLNGGPPGCTGEANPSGWMNAEHFVKFLQFFQSHVRASVDAPVLLILDNYVSHLSIAGLDYCKANGIIVLSSPPHCSHKLQPLKRTVYDPLKKCVNAQCDNWMTSNPGRTMTMYDIPGIVAKALPLAVTYQNIVSGFECTGISPFNPDIFQEYEFLTNSVTDREYPFTFVDPEKVLNAADPDAADQNEDIDPTALSMTHYDDTLLENLSATTLESIPEAAPRQSTHEERRTSVVLTDSSQMRELATEQAESRQKENEKPATRKRGRPPKNAVQSEPQPSTSGEQESEESKSEKWSDCDEDLDNICCVCSETTENRDDEKQCISCKRRAHNKCVRSSDSAFTCINCQLFK, encoded by the exons ATGCGttgttttcttttcaattgcaGGAAAATGGTACGCACATACCGTCGCAAAACGACTCCCGTCGACAAAGAGCAACTCAAGAAGGCTATTGTAGCGgtgaaaaaagataattgtaagattataGTAGCCGCAAAACAATTCGGAATCGCGAGATCTACCTTGGCCGACTGGCTGAAGAAGAATAATGGTGCAATAGCACACTTCGATGACGTGGCCGTATCACATCACGGAGGCTTATcg ATTATGGACTCTAAAAGTGAAAGCACTTTGGTGGAATACTTAGCGTATTGCAACGAGATGCACTTTGGGCTATCTACGAAGGAAATCCGCGGTTTAGCCTTTGATTtcgctaaaaaattaaatctgaaGGTACCAGCATCGTGGGAAGCCGCTCGCATGGCCGGTGAAGATTGGTTAACTAACTTTCTCAAACGACATCGAACATTATCTATACGTAAACCGGAAGCGACGAGTTTAGCACGTGACACCAGTTTCAGTCGGACAAGTCAAGAAAGGTTCTTTGCGCTGCTAAAATCTGTGCTGGATAAATATCGTTTCCCAATTCACTGCATATGGAATATGGATGAGACGGGAATAACAACCGTTCAGACACCGAACAGAATCATCGGCCGAGTGAAACAAATCGAGCGAGTGACTTCTGCGGAACGAGGGAACCTCGTAACTTTGACGATGGCGGTGTCAGCGATTGGGCAATTTCTacctcctttttttatttttcctcgtaAACATTTCAAGGAATATTTCCTTAACGGCGGACCACCAGGCTGCACAGGTGAAGCGAATCCAAGTGGCTGGATGAACGCGGAgcattttgtaaaattcttaCAGTTCTTCCAGTCCCATGTGCGTGCCTCCGTCGACGCTCCAGTTTTACTGATACTCGACAATTACGTATCACATTTGTCCATCGCTGGTCTCGACTATTGTAAAGCGAATGGAATCATTGTCCTGTCATCACCGCCGCATTGTTCGCATAAGCTGCAACCGCTGAAACGCACCGTCTACGACCCGTTAAAGAAATGTGTAAACGCCCAGTGCGATAACTGGATGACGTCGAATCCTGGTAGGACAATGACGATGTACGACATCCCCGGAATTGTGGCTAAGGCACTACCACTTGCCGTAACGTATCAAAATATTGTGTCCGGGTTTGAATGCACTGGAATTTCTCCATTCAACCCGGACATTTTCCAGGAATACGAATTTTTGACGAACAGCGTTACGGATAGGGAGTACCCTTTTACTTTCGTTGATCCCGAAAAGGTCCTCAACGCAGCCGACCCGGACGCAGCCGATCAGAACGAAGACATCGATCCCACGGCTTTATCCATGACTCATTATGATGATACATTGTTGGAGAACTTGAGCGCAACGACGCTTGAAAGTATTCCTGAAGCCGCTCCGAGACAGTCGACTCATGAAGAACGAAGAACGAGCGTCGTCCTTACTGACTCGTCTCAAATGAGGGAATTGGCGACTGAGCAGGCGGAGTCGAGgcaaaaagaaaatgagaaacCTGCTACGAGGAAGAGAGGCCGGCCCCCAAAAAATGCAGTGCAATCAGAACCGCAGCCTTCGACGAGCGGTGAGCAAGAATCAGAAGAATCGAAGTCAGAGAAATGGTCGGATTGCGACGAGGACTTGGATAATATATGCTGCGTGTGCTCAGAGACGACAGAAAACAGAGATGACGAGAAACAATGCATTTCGTGCAAGCGTAGGGCACACAACAAGTGCGTGCGCTCGTCAGACTCTGCTTTTACGTGCATCAACTGTCAACTGTTTAAGTGA
- the LOC139821153 gene encoding uncharacterized protein isoform X2, translating to MVRTYRRKTTPVDKEQLKKAIVAVKKDNCKIIVAAKQFGIARSTLADWLKKNNGAIAHFDDVAVSHHGGLSIMDSKSESTLVEYLAYCNEMHFGLSTKEIRGLAFDFAKKLNLKVPASWEAARMAGEDWLTNFLKRHRTLSIRKPEATSLARDTSFSRTSQERFFALLKSVLDKYRFPIHCIWNMDETGITTVQTPNRIIGRVKQIERVTSAERGNLVTLTMAVSAIGQFLPPFFIFPRKHFKEYFLNGGPPGCTGEANPSGWMNAEHFVKFLQFFQSHVRASVDAPVLLILDNYVSHLSIAGLDYCKANGIIVLSSPPHCSHKLQPLKRTVYDPLKKCVNAQCDNWMTSNPGRTMTMYDIPGIVAKALPLAVTYQNIVSGFECTGISPFNPDIFQEYEFLTNSVTDREYPFTFVDPEKVLNAADPDAADQNEDIDPTALSMTHYDDTLLENLSATTLESIPEAAPRQSTHEERRTSVVLTDSSQMRELATEQAESRQKENEKPATRKRGRPPKNAVQSEPQPSTSGEQESEESKSEKWSDCDEDLDNICCVCSETTENRDDEKQCISCKRRAHNKCVRSSDSAFTCINCQLFK from the exons ATGGTACGCACATACCGTCGCAAAACGACTCCCGTCGACAAAGAGCAACTCAAGAAGGCTATTGTAGCGgtgaaaaaagataattgtaagattataGTAGCCGCAAAACAATTCGGAATCGCGAGATCTACCTTGGCCGACTGGCTGAAGAAGAATAATGGTGCAATAGCACACTTCGATGACGTGGCCGTATCACATCACGGAGGCTTATcg ATTATGGACTCTAAAAGTGAAAGCACTTTGGTGGAATACTTAGCGTATTGCAACGAGATGCACTTTGGGCTATCTACGAAGGAAATCCGCGGTTTAGCCTTTGATTtcgctaaaaaattaaatctgaaGGTACCAGCATCGTGGGAAGCCGCTCGCATGGCCGGTGAAGATTGGTTAACTAACTTTCTCAAACGACATCGAACATTATCTATACGTAAACCGGAAGCGACGAGTTTAGCACGTGACACCAGTTTCAGTCGGACAAGTCAAGAAAGGTTCTTTGCGCTGCTAAAATCTGTGCTGGATAAATATCGTTTCCCAATTCACTGCATATGGAATATGGATGAGACGGGAATAACAACCGTTCAGACACCGAACAGAATCATCGGCCGAGTGAAACAAATCGAGCGAGTGACTTCTGCGGAACGAGGGAACCTCGTAACTTTGACGATGGCGGTGTCAGCGATTGGGCAATTTCTacctcctttttttatttttcctcgtaAACATTTCAAGGAATATTTCCTTAACGGCGGACCACCAGGCTGCACAGGTGAAGCGAATCCAAGTGGCTGGATGAACGCGGAgcattttgtaaaattcttaCAGTTCTTCCAGTCCCATGTGCGTGCCTCCGTCGACGCTCCAGTTTTACTGATACTCGACAATTACGTATCACATTTGTCCATCGCTGGTCTCGACTATTGTAAAGCGAATGGAATCATTGTCCTGTCATCACCGCCGCATTGTTCGCATAAGCTGCAACCGCTGAAACGCACCGTCTACGACCCGTTAAAGAAATGTGTAAACGCCCAGTGCGATAACTGGATGACGTCGAATCCTGGTAGGACAATGACGATGTACGACATCCCCGGAATTGTGGCTAAGGCACTACCACTTGCCGTAACGTATCAAAATATTGTGTCCGGGTTTGAATGCACTGGAATTTCTCCATTCAACCCGGACATTTTCCAGGAATACGAATTTTTGACGAACAGCGTTACGGATAGGGAGTACCCTTTTACTTTCGTTGATCCCGAAAAGGTCCTCAACGCAGCCGACCCGGACGCAGCCGATCAGAACGAAGACATCGATCCCACGGCTTTATCCATGACTCATTATGATGATACATTGTTGGAGAACTTGAGCGCAACGACGCTTGAAAGTATTCCTGAAGCCGCTCCGAGACAGTCGACTCATGAAGAACGAAGAACGAGCGTCGTCCTTACTGACTCGTCTCAAATGAGGGAATTGGCGACTGAGCAGGCGGAGTCGAGgcaaaaagaaaatgagaaacCTGCTACGAGGAAGAGAGGCCGGCCCCCAAAAAATGCAGTGCAATCAGAACCGCAGCCTTCGACGAGCGGTGAGCAAGAATCAGAAGAATCGAAGTCAGAGAAATGGTCGGATTGCGACGAGGACTTGGATAATATATGCTGCGTGTGCTCAGAGACGACAGAAAACAGAGATGACGAGAAACAATGCATTTCGTGCAAGCGTAGGGCACACAACAAGTGCGTGCGCTCGTCAGACTCTGCTTTTACGTGCATCAACTGTCAACTGTTTAAGTGA